From the genome of Hyphobacterium sp. CCMP332:
ATACGCATAGCTTTGCAACAGGCCGCGCACGACACCCATCTCGCCTTCATCCGTGTCGACCCGGAAATAGCGATACTCTCCCTCGGGGACGAGCTCGCCAATCGTGTAGATGCCGGGTTCGAGCAGAACGGCGGATTCAGGCGACAATCCGCCCTGCACCGGGTTTTCACAGCGGATCAGTTCGCGCGACGAACGACTGACCGTCATGCCCGCCACTTCCCGCATTGCATCGGCAAGCGCATCGCCATCCGGAGCCGGGATATACCGGCCGCCCGCGGCTTCCGCGACGGCGCGCATCTGTGCTTCCTGTGCTGGATCAAGATCAAAACCGACCACGTAGGCGGAAACGTTTATGTTTTCGGCCCGCAGAGCGGCGGCTGCCGCCACCGGATCGCCACTGCAGGTCTCCTCCCCGTCAGAGAGGAGAACGATCAATCGCTCCCTCGCTTCAATCGCTTCAAGGTCTGCGGCCGCCGCCTCCAGGCTCGCGGCAATCGGCGTATATCCATAGGGTGACAGGCCCGAAGCCGCATCGCGCAAAGCGCCGAGATCATCGCTCAGAAAATCCGTCAGTTGCTGCGTGTTCGGGCAGGAGGCTTCGGCGGTATGTTCGACGCTGGCATCAAAGCCATAGGCACGAAGCGACGCCGCGATGTTCGCCGCCTCGATCACATCCAACGCATTGATGAAAGCGGTGCGGGCCACATCCATCTTGGAACGGCCGCCGGCATCTCCAGCCATGGATCCGGATGCATCGAGAATGAACTGCACCGCCACCGGCCCTTCCCCCTCAGGCGCAACTTCTTCGCTGCCCTCGAAGGACACGCCGCGCACGACCTCCAGAAGGCGTTGCTGGATGACATCAAAGGCCGGACAGGCGTCGACGCCGTTTTCCGCTTGCGAAACAGATGTTTGCGCCATCGCCGCACTGGCCGTCATGACAGCCGCAAGCAGGGCTGAATGGACCGATCTCATAGGCAACTCCCCTATTTTGAGGAATCCTATCACAAGCCGACCAAAGACCGCAAAAGTCGGAGGGGTATCAGCCCGCAGCCGACCGCAGGAAGGTCTCATGCGCATCGAGGGCTTCGATCAGATCAATGTCACCATTGCGATCGACCAGCAGATCGCGCCAATAGCTGGCGATACGCGCCTGCGTTTCCAGCCAGTCGCGAACCGCCAGTTCGGTTGCGGCTTGCGCCCGATTGTCTACCGCAGCCGACAGTCCATCCGCTTGAATCTGACCTGA
Proteins encoded in this window:
- a CDS encoding VWA domain-containing protein, with the protein product MRSVHSALLAAVMTASAAMAQTSVSQAENGVDACPAFDVIQQRLLEVVRGVSFEGSEEVAPEGEGPVAVQFILDASGSMAGDAGGRSKMDVARTAFINALDVIEAANIAASLRAYGFDASVEHTAEASCPNTQQLTDFLSDDLGALRDAASGLSPYGYTPIAASLEAAAADLEAIEARERLIVLLSDGEETCSGDPVAAAAALRAENINVSAYVVGFDLDPAQEAQMRAVAEAAGGRYIPAPDGDALADAMREVAGMTVSRSSRELIRCENPVQGGLSPESAVLLEPGIYTIGELVPEGEYRYFRVDTDEGEMGVVRGLLQSYAYSGDGEDAVETQASLGAMTIRMLGPDGERAGSGFPRERNLPGESLVGYYVDTTGNGFIIGVGDNYETVTPLSLFEIAIEDASDTGGGDADSERDGDYPELAAGETGNGLVGHDDLTDLWRIEVTGRVDLTVTLESDDMRYGIIVYDAETGRRIQRERPDPGSHEFTVEAAAPFIVEISTQEPRLASRHSRYELRVTPG